DNA from Bradysia coprophila strain Holo2 chromosome IV unlocalized genomic scaffold, BU_Bcop_v1 contig_81, whole genome shotgun sequence:
ATAACACAGAGCCTTGGGCCAATCCATTGTTGAGCTTTCTAAAACGACTGGTTTGATCATTCAGTAAGATTTGGAATAATCTGTCACTGAGCATATTGGCTATTATATCAATGAACCGAAGACATGGCACTGCTTTGATCAGTTTGTACAAAAGCCTATTTTTCCACACGGTGTCATATGGAGCTGTTAGGTCAATGAAAACAACACCGGTTTTCAGTCTGTTCTGGAACTCAGATTCAATGTGATTGGTGAGAGTCAAAACTTGTTCTGCACAGCTACGTTTGGAACGAAAGCCAGCTTGTTCATCGGGAAACAGGTTATCTATTGCCGTGACGATTCGATTGTAAAGCAGTCGTTCGAACAGTTTGAGTGTGACAGATAGTAGAGCTATCGGCCTGTAGCTTTCTGGCTTGTCGTCCGGTTTCCCCGGGTTCAGCGAtgatttttgtctttttaaAATGCGAAGTCTGAAGAATTTACACTCACTCGAAAGCTGTGGTGCAATCTGAACAGATTGAGAACTGGACATGCTCTACAAATGGAAGCTCGTCAACAGCCCCAGCTGTCCTTGTGGTCACAATCGACAAACAATGAAACATTTGCTAATGGACTGTCCGATCCACAAGTACACTGGACCAACAACCGATTTTCTCGACGTGAATGATCAAGCTTTACGTTGCCTAGCCGAACTAGATCTGTGATTCAATCTatattttttatgtcttttttttgtataacttCTGACTTCACTTTAAAGTTATTGTGCAATAAGTGTTAAACCATACGCTAAATAAACTTGGTCACATCTTATCGATGTGGTATGCCCTTGACTATTGTGAATatagaatttcgttaaatttgtaaataagtAAATGAAATGGGAGGATTAAGAATTTTGAGTCTTTAATTTGGCTTTGTCTACATTTAATTTGTATAATTAAGTGTTATGCAAGTTATATATTAATACAAGGAATATCGGCTGTTTCGGCTTTAAACCATTTGCATAAATTGTTCGCATCATCGTTATTTTCAGGGTTGCACTAATAAGGGAAACAATTAGATTGTGTTAGGAATCTGGCTATGATCAAGAAGGCTTTTAGAATGAATTGAATCAAAGGAGACGGTTATGAGACGAGGTTAGAAGAAAAAAGGAGAATAAAAAGGATTGTTGAACAAGAAGTTCAGGGGACAGCATCCCCAAGTGAATTGTTTCCATTTTGTGTAGTGAATAGTTGTGACAAGTGGCGCAGTTGGTAAAAACAATCTCAGTAGAGATTGTAGCTCCAGTTCTTGGTCTCATATAGTGGTTTAGTGATCAAAACAAACGACGAAACATTTGGTTGGCTCGACATACGTGTGGTCGGCTCGATGTACATTTGGTTGGCTTGACAATGGTTTGCAGTACGAATAGTCCGAAATGCGGGTTGCAATCGCTGAGAAAGTCAAAATCGTTGTGTGCTACATTGAACGTTCAGACAAGCAAAGGCATAGGTGGTCCGAGTCAAGACGAATTGGGTGGTCCGAGTCAAGACGAATTGGGTGGTGAGTAATGGTGCAGTTGATGGGAAGGTCTGGGTAAGGAAGCTAGTGACGGGTATTTAAGTTAActagttatttgttaaaatgGCGATTAGTAGTAAATGCAGCGATGATTGTCgcaaatacaatttttcattacgATTTTTTCACAAGTTTATATTAGCTTATGTAAACTTGTGGTTTGTTGGcgtgaataattttattttaagcgTGATTCGGGAGTGGTGTAGCCATGGGTTATACTGGGGGTCGTTTGATTGTAGATGAAGTTGAGGAAGTTAGCGGAAGGCGAGATATAAGAGCTGCAGCTTTTTGAGGACGAAGTTAGTTAAAGAAGCTGAAGTTAGTTAAAGACAGAAAAAAGGAAGAACGGAAATTGTTTTAGGCGTAATGAGAAGCTGAAGTTGGTTGAAGGCTAAAATAAACTGCTGAAGTTGCTAAGAGAGAAAGAAAGTTCTGAAGTTGCTTGAAGGATAAGAAAAAAGGTTGGTTTACGATGAAGTAGAGTCCAGATACACGAAACAAAGTCCAGACAATACAAGTGCTTGAAGTCGCAATGCTGTATCATTGATATCAAAAGACGAATGCCTTCATATTTGCCCCAGGTACTTCACGCCGCCATACAAGAATCAACATAAATTCGTGGAAAATAAAACGTAGTACAGTTTGTCATGGACAAGGTTATAGTCCAGTCGATTGTGAACTTCAGTTGGAGGTGAACCAAGGTATATTTCAGTTGGTTGTGGAAACCGTATGATGCAATCGGTTGAATAGAAAGATACATTCGAATACAAGGTTCAATAACACGAAGAAACGCTACAACTACTTCATAAAGAAAAGGTCTGTTGACAAAGTAAAGTCAGTTTGTTGTGTAAAAGTCCAAAGAGTCCAGTTGCTGTGAATGAAGTATAATTATTGGTTGGTTAAGACATCAGTTAGTGGACAAATGTGGCCGTTGGATAGAACCAGTATCCATTTTCGATGGTGATAAAGTGTAGAGGTAAGATATTTGCTGGGGATGTGTCCGGAGTCAGCTCACCCGAGTGTGGATTGGGCACAGGCAGTATTTATCTTTCAAGAAACCttgaaatttgtcaaattaatCCGTTGGTTGTGCAGTAGTCACACATAGTTCCCGTTGGTTGTGCAGTAGTCACAAATCGTTGGCCCGTTGGTTGTGCAGTAGTCACACATCGTTGTGCCGTTGGTTGTGCAGTAGACACAAATCGTTGATCCGTCGATTGTGCAGTAGTCACAAATCGTTGGCCCGTTGGTTGGGCAGTAGACACAAATCGTTGGTCCGTTGGTTGTGCAGTAGTCACACATCGTTGGCCCGTTGGTTGTGCAGTAGTCACAAATCGTTGGCCCGTTGGTTGTGCAGTAGTCACACATCGTTGTTCCGTTGGTTGTGCAGTAGACACAAATCGTTGATCCGTTGATTGTGCAGTAGTCACAAATCGTTGGCCCGTTGGTTGTGCAGTAGTCACACATCGTTGTTCCGTTGGTTGTGCAGTAGTCACACATCTTTGGTCCGTTGGTTGTGCAGTAGTCACACATCGTTGACCCGTTGGTTGTGCAGTAGTCACACATAGTTCCCGTTGGTTGTGCAGTAGTCACAAATCGTTGGCCCGTTGTTTGTGCAGTAGTCACACATCGTTGTTCCGTTGGTTGTGCAGTAGACACAAATCGTTGATCCGTTGATTGTGCAGTAGTCACAAATCGTTGGCCCGTTGATTGTGCAGTAGTCACACATCGTTGTTCCGTTGGTTGTGCAGTAGACACAAATCGTTGATCCGTTGATTGTGCAGTAGTCACAAATCGTTGGCCCGTTGGTTGTGCAGTAGACACAAATCGTTGGCCCGTTGGTTGTGCAGTAGTCACACATCGTTGGCCCGTTGGTCAGTCACAAACCGTTGATTGTGCAGCAGTCATAAATCGTTAATCCGTTGGTTGTGCAGTAGTCACACATCGTTGGTCCGTTTGTTGTGCAGTAGTCACACATCGTTGGCCCGTTGGTTGTGCAGTAGACACAAATAAGATTCACCCACAAATCAGTGTTTGGCTGAAGCCAGACAGTTCATCAAAAGGTCAAACAttcgaagaagaagaaagtgAAGAAATTTCTGTGAAAAAAATGGTTCACCAAATTGGTTTGGTCAGTGGCAATCTGACAGCATCCAATGATGACAGGAAAATGGTTCATCAAGATTGGTTTAGTCAATGGTCATCTGGTGAAGACATCCAGTTAAAGAACGTACAACTTGACGTGTAGACTGTTCAAACAAAGGCAAAGCATATTGGCTCAGTCGCACATGCTGGTGGCATTATTGGTTGACCTTAATAATGATAACATTATTTAAGGTCAAGGTGGGAGTATGTTAGGAATCTGGCTATGATCAAGAAGGCTTTTAGAATGAATTGAATCAAAGGAGACGGTTATGAGACGAGGTTAGAAGAAAAAAGGAGAATAAAAAGGATTGTTGAACAAGAAGTTCAGGGGACAGCATCCCCAAGTGAATTGTTTCCATTTTGTGTAGTGAATAGTTGTATATTCTATTATCATTAGAATTACCCATATCAATGTGCCACTTAAGCAATTCAGTTTgttttttccattaaattcaATAACTGAAGCTCGTTTTATAGCAATTGGTGTGAACGCGGTACATGAAAAGAGTTCTGCTGTGGTGCCCCACAACGTAATTATTATTTCCTCTTTTGTGTGGTCTGTTAAAACCAGGTCGCGAAAAATTAttccttttttattgttttgaagaCCATGATCTTTCACTAAGATTCCAATAACATctttaacaaaattcatatttGTAAGCTTTGTAATAAATTTGGCTTTAAGATTAGTTTATGagttaccaatttttttgtttttttcaatgttttggaCGTCATTGAgctttatgaaagaaaatttaatttgtcgtCAGTTGTTTCGtctatttttgtgtttgtgtttattctaatttggagagaattccCTGTTCCACTAGGGTATTCTTGGTCTTTTTTA
Protein-coding regions in this window:
- the LOC119072126 gene encoding protein SSUH2 homolog, which gives rise to MCDYCTTNGPTICVYCTTNGPTICDYCTINGSTICVYCTTNGTTMCDYCTINGPTICDYCTINGSTICVYCTTNGTTMCDYCTNNGPTICDYCTTNGNYV